Proteins from a genomic interval of Zingiber officinale cultivar Zhangliang chromosome 1B, Zo_v1.1, whole genome shotgun sequence:
- the LOC122042584 gene encoding E3 ubiquitin-protein ligase RING1-like, translated as MEFFSIIEIPVTPSASTGRLRYLIPREANEYFFGGDQDINFVQFNKGPRPASTAAVVGLQMVTTTAEDTSCSICLDDFEAMTQALAMPCGHLFHEGCLKEWLRRRNSCPLCRFSLPTAE; from the coding sequence ATGGAGTTCTTTTCCATCATTGAAATCCCCGTCACTCCTTCCGCTTCTACCGGCCGCCTTCGCTATTTGATTCCTCGGGAGGCCAATGAATATTTTTTCGGAGGCGACCAAGATATCAACTTCGTCCAGTTCAACAAAGGGCCGAGGCCGGCGTCCACAGCGGCGGTGGTGGGGCTCCAGATGGTCACTACGACAGCAGAAGATACCTCGTGTTCCATCTGCCTCGACGATTTCGAGGCGATGACTCAGGCTCTGGCAATGCCTTGCGGCCATTTGTTTCACGAGGGATGTCTGAAGGAGTGGCTGCGACGGAGAAATTCTTGCCCCCTCTGCAGATTCTCACTTCCCACCGCAGAGTAG